The following coding sequences are from one Burkholderia stabilis window:
- a CDS encoding heavy metal sensor histidine kinase, giving the protein MIARLLPRTLRGRLTALIILSTSVILASSGFALYEALSNRVETTAAEQMAGISAALGAHLADARSTADVARNTDIWIDQLHGHPNMDLAIYDAAGMRLVGTPGFRLYAPLLSMDAGRVPVGVAPPRARHQYLVTTVPLAGAGAPVVRVAVQYDRSADVLLLRTHAYTIVVIEVFGVVLAAAIAYGIAALGLSPLRRFAARAEQMSSSRLAHPLPELDTSGELKELEHAFNGMLARLSESFTRLSQFSSNLAHDMRTPLTNLQAAAQVVLSQPRSADEYRNVIESSIDEYQRLSRMIEDMLFLARSEQAGTSIDVRRLNAAEEAGRVAGYYEPLAEDAGVSVKVDGHAWVDADLTLYQRALSNLLSNALAYAPRGSVVTIDCVEQGGATTIAVSDTGPGIGAEHIGRIFERFYRVDPSRHNSASGTGLGLAIVRSIMDNHGGECGVDSDPGRRTTFWLRFPRRPAEPKRPAAIST; this is encoded by the coding sequence ATGATCGCGCGCCTGCTGCCGCGCACGCTGCGCGGACGCCTGACCGCGCTGATCATCCTGTCGACGTCGGTGATCCTCGCGTCGAGCGGCTTCGCGCTCTACGAAGCGCTGAGCAACCGTGTCGAAACGACGGCGGCCGAGCAGATGGCCGGCATTTCCGCCGCGCTGGGCGCGCACCTGGCCGACGCGCGCTCGACGGCCGACGTCGCGCGCAACACCGATATCTGGATCGACCAGTTGCATGGCCATCCGAACATGGATCTCGCGATCTACGATGCGGCGGGCATGCGCCTCGTCGGCACGCCCGGATTCCGTCTCTACGCGCCGCTGCTGTCGATGGACGCGGGGCGCGTGCCCGTCGGCGTCGCGCCGCCCCGCGCGCGTCATCAGTACCTCGTGACGACCGTGCCGCTCGCCGGCGCGGGCGCGCCCGTCGTGCGCGTCGCGGTGCAGTACGACCGCAGCGCCGACGTGCTGCTGCTGCGCACGCACGCCTATACGATCGTCGTGATCGAGGTGTTCGGCGTGGTGCTCGCGGCCGCGATCGCGTATGGCATCGCGGCGCTGGGCTTGAGCCCGCTGCGGCGTTTCGCGGCGCGCGCCGAGCAGATGTCGTCGAGCCGGCTCGCGCATCCGCTGCCGGAACTCGATACGTCAGGTGAACTGAAGGAGCTGGAGCATGCGTTCAACGGCATGCTCGCGCGCCTGAGCGAATCGTTCACGCGGTTGAGCCAGTTCTCGTCGAATCTCGCGCACGATATGCGCACGCCGCTCACGAACCTGCAGGCGGCGGCACAGGTCGTGCTGTCGCAGCCGCGCAGCGCGGACGAATATCGCAACGTGATCGAGTCGAGCATCGACGAGTATCAGCGGCTGTCGCGGATGATCGAGGACATGCTGTTTCTCGCGCGCTCGGAACAGGCCGGCACGTCGATCGACGTGCGGCGTTTGAATGCGGCGGAGGAGGCCGGGCGCGTGGCCGGCTACTACGAGCCGCTGGCGGAAGATGCGGGCGTGTCGGTGAAGGTCGACGGCCACGCGTGGGTCGATGCGGATCTCACGCTGTACCAGCGTGCGTTGAGCAACCTGTTGTCCAATGCGCTCGCCTACGCGCCGCGCGGCAGCGTGGTGACGATCGACTGCGTGGAGCAGGGCGGCGCGACGACGATCGCCGTGTCGGACACGGGGCCCGGCATCGGTGCGGAGCACATCGGGCGGATTTTCGAGCGCTTCTATCGCGTCGATCCGTCGCGGCACAATTCGGCATCGGGCACGGGGCTCGGCCTCGCGATCGTCCGGTCGATCATGGACAACCACGGCGGCGAATGCGGCGTCGACAGCGATCCCGGCCGGCGCACGACGTTCTGGCTGCGCTTTCCGCGACGGCCGGCCGAACCGAAACGGCCGGCCGCCATCAGCACCTGA
- a CDS encoding DUF4148 domain-containing protein: protein MKTAKLAALFVTATLSLGMATQAAFAQTQPQGKTRTQVVNELKQAQHDGVVPTGKTQYPPSGELVARNKELHGISVHGGEKAPQADNHDNLATR, encoded by the coding sequence ATGAAAACGGCAAAACTCGCAGCACTGTTCGTCACCGCCACGCTGTCGCTCGGCATGGCCACGCAGGCCGCGTTCGCACAGACGCAGCCCCAGGGCAAGACCCGCACGCAGGTCGTCAACGAACTGAAGCAGGCACAGCACGACGGCGTCGTACCGACCGGCAAGACGCAGTACCCGCCGAGCGGCGAGCTCGTCGCGCGCAACAAGGAACTGCACGGGATCTCGGTGCACGGCGGCGAGAAGGCGCCGCAGGCCGACAACCACGACAACCTGGCGACACGTTGA
- a CDS encoding recombination-associated protein RdgC, translating into MWFKNLQLHRLPAPWAVTPDQMEAWLAPHAFQPGSSIEMQRFGWASPRDDGSLVYSINRQMLLVFRAEKKLLPASVVNQVTKARALEIEEQQGFKVGRKQLRELKEQVTDELLPRAFTIRRDTRVWIDTVNGWLVIDAAAQALADDIRGLLVKSINQLPLAGVQVALSPVAAMTDWLLSDEAPGGFTVDQDAELRSNGEGGATVRYVGHALEANDMRRHIEAGKQCMRLAMTWDNRISFVLTPSLTIKRVTPLDVIKEAADPTAQNDDERFDSDVTLMTGELGRMLTSLVDILGGDQRDSIPQAAAA; encoded by the coding sequence ATGTGGTTCAAGAACCTTCAGCTTCATCGTCTTCCGGCACCTTGGGCCGTTACCCCCGATCAGATGGAAGCATGGCTGGCGCCCCACGCGTTTCAGCCGGGCAGCAGCATCGAGATGCAGCGTTTCGGATGGGCGTCGCCGCGTGACGACGGCTCGCTCGTGTATTCGATCAACCGGCAGATGCTGCTGGTGTTTCGCGCCGAAAAGAAGCTGCTCCCGGCGTCGGTCGTCAACCAGGTGACCAAGGCCCGGGCGCTTGAAATCGAGGAGCAGCAGGGCTTCAAGGTGGGGCGAAAACAACTGCGCGAACTCAAGGAGCAGGTCACCGACGAACTGCTGCCGCGCGCGTTCACCATTCGCCGCGATACCCGCGTGTGGATCGATACGGTGAACGGCTGGCTCGTCATCGATGCGGCTGCACAGGCGCTTGCCGACGACATTCGTGGCCTGCTCGTCAAATCGATCAATCAATTGCCGCTCGCCGGCGTTCAGGTGGCGCTTTCGCCGGTCGCCGCGATGACGGACTGGCTGCTGTCCGACGAGGCGCCGGGCGGATTCACCGTGGACCAGGACGCCGAGTTGCGCTCGAACGGCGAAGGCGGCGCCACGGTGCGATACGTCGGCCACGCGCTGGAAGCGAACGACATGCGCCGGCACATCGAGGCCGGCAAACAATGCATGCGCCTCGCGATGACCTGGGATAACCGAATCTCCTTCGTGCTGACACCGTCGCTGACGATCAAGCGTGTCACGCCGCTCGACGTGATCAAGGAGGCGGCAGATCCCACCGCGCAGAACGACGATGAACGCTTCGACTCGGATGTCACGCTGATGACGGGTGAATTGGGGCGGATGTTGACCAGTCTTGTCGATATTCTCGGTGGCGATCAGCGCGACTCGATTCCTCAGGCGGCAGCAGCCTGA
- a CDS encoding porin: protein MKTPVRLVMMSGTLLATAHAAHASEVTLYGLFDTSLTYVWNANADGKNLVGLGNGNLLGNRFGVKGSEDLGGGLKAIFTLENGFNPNTGALGQGNRMFGRQAFVGLESARWGSLTIGRQYDALADVAWPITGDFYFGSVYATPGDVDNYDTSSRTDNAVKYTSPVIAGFQFVGMYALGGVAGKSGAGQTWSAGLAYNNGPVDVAGGYYYAANHAPLANGIRTGWSGTSDGTFDGSLVNGGYISAKSIGIARGALRYSFAPFAVGIDYSNAQYKADAMSAFRSTQKYDTARGFFNYQATPSLLVGVGYSYTRARGDTSATYHQVSAGADYVLSKRTDLYAVGAWQRANGEQRTLDGGTQTAQASIGSYGYGGTRTQGIVNLGLRHRF, encoded by the coding sequence ATGAAAACTCCAGTTCGGCTCGTCATGATGTCGGGTACGCTGCTCGCGACCGCCCATGCGGCCCACGCATCGGAAGTCACGCTCTACGGCCTGTTCGACACATCGCTGACCTACGTGTGGAACGCCAATGCGGACGGCAAGAATCTCGTCGGCCTCGGCAACGGCAATCTGCTCGGCAACCGCTTCGGGGTGAAAGGCTCAGAGGATCTGGGCGGCGGGCTGAAAGCGATCTTCACGCTGGAGAACGGCTTCAACCCGAACACCGGTGCGCTCGGGCAAGGCAACCGGATGTTCGGCCGCCAGGCGTTCGTCGGCCTCGAAAGCGCGCGCTGGGGCTCGCTGACGATCGGCCGCCAGTACGACGCGCTCGCGGATGTCGCGTGGCCGATCACCGGCGATTTCTACTTCGGCAGCGTCTATGCGACACCCGGCGACGTCGACAACTACGACACGTCGTCGCGCACCGACAACGCGGTGAAGTACACGTCGCCCGTGATCGCCGGGTTCCAGTTCGTCGGCATGTATGCGCTCGGCGGCGTGGCCGGCAAGAGCGGCGCCGGGCAAACCTGGTCGGCGGGCCTCGCGTACAACAACGGCCCGGTCGACGTGGCGGGCGGCTACTACTATGCAGCCAACCACGCGCCACTCGCCAACGGCATCCGGACCGGCTGGAGCGGCACCTCGGACGGAACGTTCGACGGATCACTGGTGAACGGCGGCTACATCTCGGCGAAATCGATCGGCATCGCGCGCGGCGCGTTGCGCTACAGCTTCGCGCCGTTTGCGGTCGGCATCGACTACAGCAACGCGCAATACAAGGCCGACGCGATGTCGGCGTTTCGCAGCACGCAGAAATACGACACCGCGCGCGGTTTCTTCAACTATCAGGCGACGCCGAGCCTGCTCGTCGGCGTCGGCTACAGCTACACGCGCGCACGCGGCGATACGAGCGCGACCTATCATCAGGTATCGGCAGGCGCCGATTACGTGCTGTCGAAGCGCACCGATCTTTATGCGGTCGGGGCATGGCAACGCGCGAACGGGGAACAACGCACGCTCGACGGAGGGACGCAAACGGCACAGGCGTCGATCGGTTCTTATGGTTACGGCGGCACGCGCACGCAAGGGATCGTCAATCTCGGGTTGCGTCACCGTTTCTGA
- a CDS encoding DUF4148 domain-containing protein, whose translation MNMPRPMIVIAVAALSIATFSQTVAAQAKTRQEVRQELVRARHDGVIPSPNHDYPASPATVARNQEIHRATVHRGEKVPMIDAHDSRFAVR comes from the coding sequence ATGAACATGCCGCGACCGATGATCGTCATCGCCGTTGCCGCGCTGTCGATCGCAACGTTTTCGCAGACCGTGGCCGCGCAGGCCAAGACCCGTCAGGAAGTGCGCCAGGAACTGGTGCGTGCACGGCACGACGGCGTGATCCCGAGCCCGAATCACGACTATCCGGCGAGCCCGGCCACCGTCGCGCGCAATCAGGAAATCCACCGCGCGACCGTGCATCGCGGCGAGAAGGTGCCGATGATCGATGCACACGACAGCCGCTTCGCGGTGCGTTGA
- a CDS encoding ZIP family metal transporter → MTPTAKLALLTLPPVLAACFGALAAAWRAPGPKTSSVIQHFTGGIVFAAAALELLPQDRAHALFPVVVGFVLGIALMLAIRALSGAIETRFEEARLPFSLIIVTAIDLVVDGLVLGIAFSASDESGIILTVALTLEVLFLALSVSAALAAAGVGRMLSIVVPVALAALLSIAAVAGNAAFAGLPANIYAALLGLGTVALLYLVTEELLVEAHEVPETPFATAAFFIGFIVFFLIEGSVKAG, encoded by the coding sequence ATGACACCGACCGCGAAACTCGCGCTGCTCACGTTACCGCCCGTGCTGGCGGCCTGTTTCGGCGCCCTCGCCGCCGCCTGGCGCGCGCCCGGCCCGAAAACGTCGAGCGTCATCCAGCATTTCACCGGCGGCATCGTGTTCGCGGCGGCCGCGCTCGAACTGCTGCCGCAGGACCGCGCGCATGCGCTGTTTCCGGTGGTCGTCGGGTTCGTGCTCGGCATTGCGCTGATGCTCGCGATCCGCGCGCTGTCGGGCGCGATCGAGACGCGCTTCGAGGAAGCGCGATTGCCGTTCAGCCTGATCATCGTCACCGCGATCGACCTCGTCGTCGACGGCCTCGTGCTCGGCATCGCGTTTTCCGCGAGCGACGAAAGCGGCATCATCCTGACCGTCGCGCTGACGCTCGAAGTGCTGTTCCTCGCGCTGTCGGTCAGCGCGGCGCTCGCGGCCGCAGGCGTGGGCCGCATGCTGTCGATCGTCGTGCCGGTCGCACTCGCGGCGCTGCTGAGTATCGCCGCCGTGGCCGGCAATGCGGCATTCGCAGGGTTGCCGGCGAATATCTACGCGGCGCTGCTCGGGCTCGGGACGGTCGCATTGCTGTACCTCGTGACGGAAGAGCTGCTGGTCGAAGCACACGAAGTGCCCGAAACGCCGTTCGCGACGGCCGCGTTCTTCATCGGCTTCATCGTGTTCTTCCTGATCGAAGGATCGGTGAAGGCCGGGTAA
- a CDS encoding O-acetylhomoserine aminocarboxypropyltransferase/cysteine synthase family protein, whose translation MTDQASSNWRLETIAVHGGYRPDPTTRAVAVPIYQTVAYAFDDTQHGADLFDLKVQGNIYTRIMNPTTDVLEQRIAALEGGIGALALASGQSAVTYAIQTIAEAGDNIVSASSLYGGTYNLFAHTLPQYGITTRFADPRDPASFAPLIDARTKAIFAESVGNPLGNVTDIAALAEVAHRHGIPLIVDNTVPSPYLLRPFEHGADIVVHSLTKYLGGHGTSLGGAIVDSGKFPWAEHADRFKRLNEPDVSYHGVVYTEAFGPAAYIGRARVVPLRNMGAAISPFNAFQILQGIETLALRVERISDNALKIAQHLARHEHVEWVNYAGLPDHPDHPLVARYLSGRAPGILTFGVKGGRDGGAKFQDALKLFTRLVNIGDTKSLATHPASTTHRQLSPAELAKAGVKEETVRLSIGIEHIDDLLADLDQALAQL comes from the coding sequence ATGACCGATCAGGCTTCTTCGAACTGGCGCCTCGAAACCATCGCCGTGCACGGCGGTTATCGTCCCGACCCGACCACGCGCGCGGTCGCCGTACCGATCTACCAGACCGTTGCGTACGCATTCGACGACACGCAGCACGGCGCCGACCTGTTCGACCTGAAGGTCCAGGGCAACATCTACACGCGGATCATGAACCCGACGACGGACGTGCTCGAGCAGCGGATCGCCGCGCTCGAGGGCGGCATCGGCGCGCTCGCGCTCGCATCGGGCCAGTCGGCCGTCACGTACGCGATCCAGACGATCGCCGAAGCCGGCGACAACATCGTGTCCGCCAGCTCGCTTTACGGCGGCACCTACAACCTGTTCGCGCACACGCTGCCGCAATACGGGATCACGACGCGCTTCGCCGATCCGCGCGACCCCGCCTCGTTCGCGCCGCTGATCGACGCGCGCACGAAGGCGATCTTCGCGGAATCGGTCGGCAATCCGCTCGGCAACGTCACCGACATCGCCGCGCTCGCGGAGGTCGCGCATCGCCACGGCATCCCGCTGATCGTCGACAACACGGTGCCGTCGCCGTACCTGCTGCGCCCGTTCGAGCACGGCGCGGACATCGTCGTGCATTCGCTGACGAAGTATCTCGGCGGGCACGGCACGAGCCTTGGCGGCGCGATCGTCGATTCGGGCAAGTTCCCGTGGGCCGAGCATGCGGACCGCTTCAAGCGGCTCAACGAGCCGGACGTCAGCTATCACGGCGTCGTCTATACGGAAGCGTTCGGGCCGGCCGCCTATATCGGCCGCGCGCGCGTGGTGCCGCTGCGCAACATGGGCGCGGCGATCTCGCCATTCAACGCGTTCCAGATCCTACAGGGCATCGAGACGCTCGCGCTGCGCGTCGAGCGGATCAGCGACAACGCGCTGAAGATCGCGCAGCATCTCGCACGCCACGAGCACGTCGAGTGGGTCAACTATGCGGGCCTGCCCGATCACCCCGACCATCCGCTCGTCGCGCGCTACCTGTCGGGCCGCGCGCCGGGCATCCTGACGTTCGGCGTGAAGGGCGGCCGCGACGGCGGCGCGAAGTTCCAGGACGCGCTAAAGCTGTTTACACGGCTCGTCAACATCGGCGACACGAAGTCGCTCGCGACGCACCCGGCATCGACGACGCACCGGCAACTGTCGCCGGCCGAACTCGCGAAGGCCGGCGTGAAGGAAGAAACGGTGCGGCTGTCGATCGGCATCGAACATATCGACGACCTGCTCGCCGATCTCGATCAGGCGCTCGCGCAGCTCTGA
- a CDS encoding O-methyltransferase, producing MDQDQWNQVDAYFSATLVPSDDALDAALAASDAAGLPAINVAPNQGKLLQLLATIRGARRILEVGTLGGYSTIWLARALPPGGALVTLELSPEHAKVATRNIARAGFAEVVSVIVGSAKDSLARLVDAGEAPFDFIFIDADKDNNAVYLDAALKLSRPGTVIVVDNVVRRGRVADPDNHEPDVVGVREGFARLVAEPNLVTTAVQTVGQKGWDGFSISIVGE from the coding sequence ATGGATCAGGATCAGTGGAACCAGGTGGATGCGTATTTCTCGGCGACGCTCGTGCCGTCCGACGACGCGCTCGACGCCGCGCTGGCGGCGAGCGACGCGGCCGGGCTGCCCGCGATCAACGTCGCGCCGAACCAGGGCAAGCTGCTGCAACTGCTCGCGACGATCCGCGGCGCGCGGCGCATCCTCGAGGTCGGCACGCTCGGCGGCTACAGCACGATCTGGCTTGCGCGCGCGTTGCCGCCGGGCGGCGCGCTCGTGACGCTCGAACTGAGCCCCGAGCATGCGAAGGTCGCGACGCGGAATATCGCGCGCGCGGGGTTCGCGGAAGTCGTATCGGTGATCGTCGGCAGCGCGAAGGACAGCCTCGCGCGGCTCGTCGACGCGGGCGAGGCGCCGTTCGATTTCATCTTCATCGATGCGGACAAGGACAACAACGCCGTCTATCTCGACGCGGCGCTGAAGCTGTCGCGGCCCGGCACGGTGATCGTCGTCGACAACGTCGTGCGTCGCGGGCGCGTGGCCGATCCGGACAACCACGAGCCCGACGTGGTCGGTGTGCGGGAAGGGTTCGCGCGTCTCGTGGCCGAGCCGAACCTCGTCACCACCGCCGTGCAGACGGTCGGGCAGAAGGGCTGGGACGGATTCTCGATCTCGATCGTCGGCGAATGA
- a CDS encoding DUF1176 domain-containing protein, giving the protein MFRHLSIAVAATLIVTPLSAHAREPAQRQVVRDFKNWSVVCDNTKRCVAEGGNNDIDDARTSIIIRLARDAGPGAQPSLEIFASAPLDLHTARADGQPFDAAPAQWHASAGKTDNEVYPFRIRTSDPATIDAWLTTSRNAQMLSFGDPAAAPTPRVSLSGLNAALLLIDDTQGRIGTVTALLRKGGRPASSVPAAPALPPAPVPAQPVAGLTAAEQRPIVDAVFDKFAGSVKRCAADADDEMSMSDRRKAATAIAISTDDAIVSIPCQTSSAYNHTDLWYRAHRAAPYAPTPMDFGENASAGLDPASFANELTQAIYDPASATLWSLVRLRSAADCGSSASWVFDGKRFVLNDVAMNGTCNGLFPDLWPRLYRTAGAADTPR; this is encoded by the coding sequence ATGTTTCGTCATCTCTCAATCGCTGTCGCCGCCACCCTGATCGTCACCCCGCTCTCCGCCCACGCGCGCGAACCCGCGCAACGGCAGGTCGTGCGCGACTTCAAGAACTGGTCGGTCGTTTGCGACAACACGAAGCGCTGCGTCGCCGAAGGCGGCAACAACGACATCGACGACGCGCGCACCAGCATCATCATCCGACTGGCGCGCGACGCCGGCCCGGGTGCGCAACCATCGCTGGAGATCTTCGCATCGGCGCCGCTGGACCTGCACACCGCGCGCGCGGACGGCCAGCCGTTCGACGCCGCGCCGGCCCAATGGCACGCAAGCGCTGGCAAGACCGACAACGAGGTCTATCCGTTCCGCATCCGCACCAGCGATCCGGCGACGATCGATGCATGGCTGACCACGTCACGTAATGCGCAAATGCTGAGCTTCGGCGATCCCGCCGCCGCACCGACACCGCGCGTTTCATTGTCGGGACTGAATGCCGCGCTGCTGCTGATCGACGACACGCAGGGCCGCATCGGCACGGTCACCGCGCTGTTGCGCAAGGGCGGTCGGCCCGCCTCGTCGGTGCCTGCCGCACCGGCGCTGCCGCCTGCGCCCGTTCCGGCACAGCCCGTGGCCGGCCTGACGGCTGCCGAACAACGCCCGATCGTCGACGCGGTGTTCGACAAGTTCGCCGGCAGCGTGAAGCGTTGCGCGGCCGACGCCGACGATGAAATGTCCATGAGCGATCGCCGCAAGGCCGCGACGGCAATCGCGATCTCCACTGACGACGCGATCGTGTCGATCCCTTGCCAGACGAGCAGCGCGTACAACCACACCGACCTCTGGTACCGCGCGCACCGCGCCGCGCCGTACGCGCCGACGCCGATGGACTTCGGCGAAAACGCGAGCGCGGGCCTCGATCCCGCGTCGTTCGCCAACGAGCTGACCCAGGCGATCTACGATCCCGCCAGCGCGACCCTGTGGAGCCTGGTCAGGCTGCGCAGCGCCGCCGATTGCGGATCGAGCGCGTCGTGGGTGTTCGACGGCAAGCGCTTCGTGCTGAACGACGTCGCGATGAACGGCACCTGCAACGGGTTGTTTCCGGACCTGTGGCCACGCCTGTACCGCACGGCCGGCGCGGCGGACACCCCGCGCTGA
- a CDS encoding nucleotidyltransferase domain-containing protein, protein MKTDKAMTTVRSAHPVDPAVRARVMAELSEVERRHDVSVLFACESGSRGWGFASPDSDYDVRFVYAHRRDWYLSVEPQRDVIERPLDDELDVSGWELRKALQLLRRSNPTLLEWLDSPVVYREDARWAPRLRSLASAFFSPVRGRHHYLAMAKKNFRGYLQGDTVRYKKYLYVLRPLLAVRWIDAGLGMPPMRFADLVEGTVHEPSVRAELDALLALKMSANESEYGPRRPAIHALVETMLADAEHDREYKRPWGDVAMLDAFLRDVVDSR, encoded by the coding sequence ATGAAAACGGACAAGGCAATGACGACCGTGCGCAGCGCGCATCCGGTCGACCCGGCCGTGCGGGCGCGCGTGATGGCGGAGCTCTCGGAAGTCGAGCGCCGCCACGACGTGAGCGTGCTGTTCGCATGCGAATCGGGCAGCCGCGGCTGGGGCTTCGCATCTCCGGACAGCGATTACGACGTGCGCTTCGTGTATGCGCATCGGCGCGACTGGTACCTGAGCGTCGAACCGCAACGCGACGTGATCGAGCGGCCGCTCGACGACGAGCTCGACGTGAGCGGCTGGGAGCTTCGCAAGGCGCTGCAACTGCTGCGCCGCTCGAACCCGACGCTGCTCGAATGGCTCGACTCGCCCGTCGTGTATCGCGAGGACGCACGCTGGGCGCCGCGGCTCAGGTCGCTGGCGTCGGCGTTCTTCTCGCCGGTGCGCGGACGTCATCACTACCTCGCGATGGCGAAGAAAAACTTTCGCGGCTACCTCCAGGGCGACACGGTGCGTTACAAGAAGTACCTGTACGTGCTGCGGCCTCTGCTGGCGGTGCGCTGGATCGACGCGGGCCTCGGCATGCCGCCGATGCGTTTCGCGGATCTCGTCGAAGGCACCGTGCACGAGCCGTCGGTGCGCGCGGAACTCGACGCGCTGCTCGCGCTGAAGATGAGCGCGAACGAAAGCGAATACGGGCCGCGGCGGCCCGCGATCCACGCGCTCGTCGAGACGATGCTCGCCGACGCCGAACACGATCGCGAATACAAGCGGCCGTGGGGCGACGTGGCCATGCTCGACGCGTTCCTGCGCGACGTGGTCGACAGTCGATGA
- a CDS encoding RtcB family protein, with amino-acid sequence MSDMDYQVMELANGKPVKMWTQGVAVEDEARAQLRNTAQMPFIFSHVAVMPDVHLGKGSTIGSVIPTKGAIIPAAVGVDIGCGMMAARTTLTASDLPDSLAGLRSAIERAVPHGRAPGRRDPGAWGDRTPAAVTESWKSLLPGFQRIVDKYPKLEKTNHYAHLGTLGTGNHFIEVCVDEADHVWFMLHSGSRGVGNAIGSLFIELAQADMRQHIANLPDRNLAYFTEGSRHFDDYVEAVGWAQDYARRNRQAMMDAVIGAARGVIGKPFTVDEHAVNCHHNYVQRERHFGEDVLVTRKGAVSAQKGQLGIIPGSMGAKSFIVRGLGNPESFCSCSHGAGRTMSRTEAKRRFTADDQVKATQGVECRKDAGVVDEIPMAYKDIDAVMAAQRSLVEVVHTLRQVVCVKG; translated from the coding sequence ATGAGTGACATGGATTATCAGGTGATGGAACTGGCGAACGGCAAGCCGGTGAAGATGTGGACGCAAGGCGTGGCCGTCGAGGACGAAGCGCGCGCGCAACTGCGCAACACCGCGCAGATGCCGTTCATCTTCAGCCACGTCGCGGTGATGCCGGACGTTCACCTCGGCAAGGGCTCGACGATCGGCAGCGTGATCCCGACGAAGGGCGCGATCATCCCGGCCGCGGTCGGCGTCGACATCGGCTGCGGGATGATGGCCGCGCGCACGACGCTGACGGCGTCCGATCTGCCGGATTCGCTCGCGGGGCTGCGCAGCGCGATCGAACGCGCGGTGCCGCACGGCCGCGCGCCGGGCCGCCGCGATCCGGGCGCATGGGGCGACCGCACGCCGGCCGCCGTAACCGAATCGTGGAAGTCGCTGCTGCCGGGTTTCCAGCGGATCGTCGACAAGTATCCGAAGCTGGAAAAGACGAACCACTATGCGCATCTCGGCACGCTCGGCACCGGCAACCACTTCATCGAAGTGTGCGTCGACGAAGCGGACCACGTGTGGTTCATGCTGCACAGCGGCTCGCGCGGCGTCGGTAATGCGATCGGCAGCCTGTTCATCGAACTCGCGCAGGCCGACATGCGTCAGCACATCGCAAACCTGCCGGATCGCAACCTCGCGTATTTCACCGAGGGCAGCCGGCACTTCGACGATTACGTCGAAGCGGTCGGCTGGGCGCAGGACTACGCGCGGCGCAACCGGCAAGCCATGATGGACGCGGTGATCGGCGCAGCGCGCGGCGTGATCGGCAAGCCGTTCACGGTCGACGAACACGCGGTGAACTGCCACCACAACTACGTGCAGCGCGAACGCCACTTCGGTGAAGACGTGCTCGTCACGCGCAAGGGCGCGGTGTCCGCGCAGAAGGGGCAGCTCGGGATCATTCCGGGCTCGATGGGCGCGAAGAGCTTCATCGTGCGCGGGCTCGGCAACCCGGAAAGCTTCTGTTCGTGCAGCCACGGCGCGGGCCGGACGATGAGCCGTACCGAAGCGAAGCGCCGCTTCACGGCCGACGACCAGGTGAAGGCAACGCAGGGCGTCGAATGCCGGAAGGACGCGGGCGTCGTCGACGAAATCCCGATGGCCTACAAGGACATCGACGCGGTGATGGCGGCCCAGCGCAGCCTCGTCGAAGTGGTGCATACGCTGCGCCAGGTGGTGTGCGTGAAAGGATAG